Proteins encoded by one window of Channa argus isolate prfri chromosome 1, Channa argus male v1.0, whole genome shotgun sequence:
- the olah gene encoding S-acyl fatty acid synthase thioesterase, medium chain, which yields MEKVISCFKNRPDAAARLICFPWAGGGSIHYARWGNVLSSSVEVFAVKLPGREGRAKEPFFQSMQQIVDEVTGALLPLLKEKPFALFGHSFGAFTSLAVADALKKLHNIEPVHMFLSGASAPYSETRIRAPKRSELSDDDFLKWMISIGGTPPELLANPEVLKLFLPALKADLHIVENYRCNKPDSPFLSCPVTCFDGKEDIPHDLQAWKDITSGDFTVRLLDGSHFYLKDSQNEKILLDYITKHLETFEMAYL from the exons ATGGAGAAGGTGATCAGTTGTTTCAAGAACAGGCCAGATGCTGCAGCCAGGCTGATCTGCTTCCCCTGGGCAGGTGGAGGCTCTATTCACTATGCTCGTTGGGGAAACGTCCTCAGTAGCTCAGTAGAAG TGTTCGCTGTCAAACTTCCAGGACGAGAGGGTCGAGCCAAAGAACCATTCTTTCAGAGCATGCAACAGATTGTGGATGAGGTTACTGGTGCTCTGTTACCACTGCTGAAAGAGAAGCCGTTTGCTCTCTTTGGCCACAG TTTTGGTGCCTTCACAAGCTTGGCTGTAGCAGATGCGCTGAAGAAACTTCACAACATCGAACCAGTTCACATGTTTCTGTCTGGTGCTTCTGCCCCTTAT TCAGAGACACGCATCAGAGCCCCAAAGAGAAGCGAGTTATCAGATGATGATTTTCTTAAGTGGATGATTTCGATTGGAGGAACGCCTCCTGAGCTCCTGGCAAACCCTGAAGTACTGAAGCTTTTCCTTCCTGCCCTGAAGGCCGACCTGCACATTGTGGAGAACTACAG ATGTAACAAGCCAGATAGCCCGTTCCTGTCCTGCCCCGTCACATGTTTTGATGGAAAGGAAGACATTCCCCATGACTTACAAG cTTGGAAAGACATCACCTCAGGAGATTTCACGGTCAGGCTGCTAGATGGATCTCATTTTTACCTGAAGGAttctcaaaatgaaaaaattctATTGGACTACATTACAAAACATCTGGAAACATTTGAAATGGCCTATTTATGA
- the LOC137111683 gene encoding sodium/hydrogen exchanger 3-like: MQRCEYVLLWLLGSVLLVCPISGLTGVKDKVALIHEEAYLKLTTSKLNLSLTENGSTTGKPMESNGKPIITFKWDHVKTPYLVAVWIMVAALAKLVIEANHHVTSVIPESALLICFGFILGGIVLGADNVQTFRLSPTVFFFYLLPQIILDTGYSMPNKLFFGNLGGILVYAIVGTCWNAATLGLSLWGCDKGGAMGDVDIGLLQYLLFGSLIAAVDPVAVIAVFEQVHVNEVLFIMVFGESLLNDGVTVVLFNVFDAFVTLGGDKINAAEIIKGIVSFFVVAFGGSLVGFVFGILISLLTRCTKNIQIIEAGFIFILGYLSYLTAEMLSLSSILSIVFCGICCQKYINANMDPNSVNTVRYAMKVFANGSETIIFVFLGISAIDRSIWVWNTGFILLTLFFILVYRFIGTFFLTWILNRYRLVPIGLIDQVIMSYGGLRGAVAYGLAVLLDENKIKEKNLMLSTTLIVVYFTVIIQGITMKPLVTWLNVKKASVSERTLIEKVQNKVFDHMLIAIEDISGQIGHNYMRDKWNKFEEKWMKGILMRASVRDVQEPIFNVFHELNLRDAMSYVAEGERKGSLEFIRNETAFVDFNKKFGDGFSEVMSGIMADMSNKYDSLSSRRDPVPSVSLEIHEQTMKGMKENEDFNSHHLLEQHLYKGRKQHRHRYSRSHFNVNTDEGEVHEIFQRTMRSRLESFKSAKMGVSPPKPITKHTKKDQHHKMPNGKSPDRSKSYHSGDEDFEFSEGDSASGYDASGTSIPMRSTYRAGAGIENPVFMPDLDPMAPTQVPPWIVDTDFSTVTPSQRAQTRLPLTPSSLHRLTPLRLSTRSTDSNTAANVPATQKRDDEQLPTSAPPPYNSPSDYK; encoded by the exons ATGCAGCGCTGTGAATACGTGCTCCTCTGGCTGCTGGGGTCAGTGCTGCTTGTCTGCCCCATCTCAGGGCTCACAGGGGTGAAGGATAAAGTGGCTCTCATTCATGAAGAAGCCTATCTGAAGCTGACAACATCCAAATTGAACTTGAGTCTGACTGAGAATGGCTCCACCACTGGAAAACCCATGGAATCCAATGGAAAACCCATCATCACCTTTAAGTGGGACCACGTGAAGACCCCTTATTTAGTTGCGGTGTGGATAATGGTGGCTGCTTTGGCAAAACTGG TCATTGAGGCCAACCACCATGTGACCAGTGTGATCCCAGAGAGCGCCCTGCTCATCTGCTTTGGCTTCATCCTGGGTGGCATAGTTCTGGGTGCAGACAATGTCCAGACATTCAGGCTGTCCCCAACAGTGTTCTTCTTCTACCTGCTTCCTCAAATCATCCTGGACACAGGCTACTCCATGCCAAACAAGCTCTTCTTTGGCAACTTGGGAGGCATCTTGGTTTACGCTATAGTCGGGACGTGCTGGAATGCTGCCACCTTGGGGCTTTCTCTGTGGGGTTGTGACAAAGGAGGGGCTATGG GTGATGTGGACATCGGTCTGCTGCAGTACCTTCTCTTCGGTAGCCTGATTGCTGCCGTGGACCCAGTAGCCGTCATTGCTGTCTTCGAGCAAGTCCACGTCAACGAGGTCCTCTTCATCATGGTGTTTGGAGAATCGCTGCTCAACGACGGTGTTACAGTG gtcCTCTTCAATGTATTTGATGCATTTGTGACATTAGGAGGAGATAAAATTAATGCTGCGGAGATAATTAAAGGAATAG TTTCCTTCTTTGTTGTGGCCTTTGGTGGTTCCCTTGTGGGCTTTGTGTTTGGCATTCTGATCTCTCTTCTGACCAGATGCACAAAAAATATCCAGATTATTGAGGCAGGTTTCATCTTTATCCTGGGGTACCTCTCCTACCTGACTGCTGAGATGCTCTCCCTGTCGTCCATCCTATC GATTGTCTTCTGTGGTATATGCTGCCAGAAATACATCAACGCAAACATGGACCCGAAttctgtaaacacagtcagATACGCCATGAAGGTTTTTGCCAACGGATCTGAAACCATCATCTTTGTCTTCCTTGGTATCTCGGCCATTGATAGGAGTATCTGGGTGTGGAACACGGGCTTCATCCTCCTCACGCTCTTCTTCATCTTAGTATACAGATTCATTG GCACCTTTTTCCTCACCTGGATCCTGAACAGGTACAGGCTGGTACCCATTGGGTTGATAGATCAGGTGATAATGAGCTACGGTGGCCTGCGAGGGGCTGTTGCATATGGCCTGGCAGTGTTGCTGGATGAGAACAAGATAAAGGAGAAGAATCTGATGCTCAGCACTACTCTAATTGTAGTTTACTTTACAGTCATTATTCAG GGAATAACAATGAAACCTCTGGTCACGTGGCTTAATGTAAAGAAAGCTTCCGTATCTGAGCGCACACTCATAGAAAAAGTGCAGAACAAG GTGTTTGATCATATGCTGATCGCCATCGAAGACATTTCTGGACAAATAGGACATAACTACATGAGGGAcaa GTGGAATAAATTTGAGGAGAAGTGGATGAAGGGGATTTTGATGAGGGCTTCAGTGCGAGATGTCCAGGAACCAATTTTCAATGTCTTCCATGAGCTGAACCTCAGGGATGCCATGAGTTACGTGGCTGAG GGTGAACGTAAAGGCTCTCTGGAGTTTATCCGCAATGAAACTGCATTCGTTGACTTCAATAAAAAGTTTGGTGATGGATTCTCAGAGGTCATGTCTGGCATCATGGCTGACATGTCAAACAAATATGATTCACTGTCCAGTAGGAG AGATCCTGTGCCATCAGTGAGCTTGGAAATTCATGAGCAGACTATGAAGGGTATGAAGGAAAATGAGGACTTCAACAGTCACCATCTGCTAGAGCAGCATCTATACAAAGGCAGGAAACAG CACCGGCACAGGTACAGCCGGAGCCATTTCAATGTCAACACTGATGAAGGTGAGGTGCACGAGATCTTCCAGAGGACCATGAGGAGTCGACTGGAGTCCTTTAAGTCTGCAAAGATGGGTGTCTCTCCCCCAAAGCCGATTACCAAGCACACAAAGAAAGACCAGCACCACAAG ATGCCAAATGGAAAATCACCGGACAGAAGTAAAAGTTACCATTCTGGTGATGAAG aTTTTGAGTTCTCAGAGGGAGACAGCGCCAGTGGCTATGATGCCTCAGGCACTTCAATCCCCATGAGAAGCACCTACAGAgcaggag CTGGAATTGAGAACCCAGTCTTCATGCCAGACCTGGACCCCATGGCACCGACGCAGGTACCTCCGTGGATAGTGGATACTGACTTCAGCACGGTCACCCCTTCACAACGGGCCCAGACGAGGCTGCCGTTGACTCCCAGCAGCCTGCATCGCCTGACTCCTCTTCGTCTCAGCACTCGCTCCACTGACTCCAACACGGCGGCTAATGTTCCTGCAACACAGAAGAGGGATGACGAGCAGCTGCCAACATCTGCACCACCTCCTTATAACAGCCCCAGTGACTACAAATAG